The region TCCGTCTCGGGCATCGCGGTGGAGCGGGCCTGGGTGCGGGTCAGGACCACCGACTGCGTGACGAGGGGGACCGTGAGCTCGCGGCCGACAGCGGCGGCAGCGGCGGCGTACGCCGGGACTCCCGGGCACACGTCCCACGCGACCCCGGCGGCGTCGAGTCGGGCGGTCTGCTCGGCGAGCGCGGAGTAGAGCGAGGGGTCGCCGGAGGTGAGGCGGACGACCTCGAGGCCGTCGGCGGACGCGTCGACCATGACCGAGGTGATCTGGTCGAGGTCGAGCTTCTGGGTGTCGACCTGGCGGGCGTCGGCGCAGTGGGAGAGCACCTCGGCGTCGAGGTAGGTCCCCGGGTAGAGCACGACGTCGGCGGCTGCGAGCAACGACGCAGCGCGCAGGGTGATCAGGTCCGCGGCGCCGGGGCCGGCGCCGACGAAGTGGACGGTCACTCGCCCTCCACGAACCGCGGCGTCCAGACCTGTCCGGCTGGGGTCACGGTGGTCGACGAGGCGCCGATGATCAGCAGGCACTTCATGTCGATCGTGTCGGCCTCGAGCTCGGCGAGGGTGGTCACGGTCAGCGACTCTTCAGAACGCCCGACGTCGCGACCGACCACGACGACCGTGTCGGGGCTGCGGTGCTCG is a window of Nocardioides oleivorans DNA encoding:
- the cobM gene encoding precorrin-4 C(11)-methyltransferase, giving the protein MTVHFVGAGPGAADLITLRAASLLAAADVVLYPGTYLDAEVLSHCADARQVDTQKLDLDQITSVMVDASADGLEVVRLTSGDPSLYSALAEQTARLDAAGVAWDVCPGVPAYAAAAAAVGRELTVPLVTQSVVLTRTQARSTAMPETESLAAFAATRATLCLHLAITKTRSLALELVEEYGADCPVAVVYRATQPDELVLRGTLADIADQVEAAELTQAAVILVGRALARDGAESWLYQADRPRT